The region GAGTCTGCCTATCCAAAAATAAGCAAAGAGACGGCTTCTGCATTAGATCCAGAGGTCATCATCCTCTCAGAATCGGATGATAACAAAGAACCGAACGAAGTATTTAATAATTCACCCGCGGTAAAAAAAGGACGCGTATTTAAGATTAACGCCGATCTCTTGTCTAGGCCGGGGCCGAGGTTGGTGGATGCGTTGGATCAGATAGCAAAGGATCTGCATCCGGAGAAATTCAAATAGTGGCTTTAACGCAGAGATCGCAGAGGACGCAGAGAAACCGGGCCGTTTGGCTTGGCGGGGCACTGCTTTTGCTTCTTGTCGTTGTACTGCTTGGGGCCGCGATGCTTGGTGCGGAGAGGCTGCCGATCCTTGATCTGTCGGAACAGCAGTGGTCGATACTCTATGACATCCGCGTGCCGCGCATTTTGCTTGGGGCGTGTGTAGGTGCAAGTCTTGCGGTTGCCGGTGCGGGGCTTCAGTCATTGCTGCGAAATCCGCTTGCCGAACCGTATTTGCTTGGTGTGTCGAATGGTGCAGCTCTTGGGACGATGGTCGCGTTTGTTTTTTTTCAAAGTCTTGAGATCACACGTCCTTTGTTGGCGTTTGCCGGTGCGGGGCTTGCGACAATCGCTGTTTACCGAATGGTCAAAAACCGGACGGGAATGAATGTCGAGCGGCTTGTTTTATCCGGCGTGATCGTGACGACGTTTCTTTCTTCGGTGATCGTGATGTTGACGACGCTGCTTGATGCGGCAAAGCTAAGGAGCTTTACGTTTTGGTTGCTCGGCGATCTGTCTCAGGCGACGCGGAATGGTGTTTATCTGAGCCTCGGCGCGGTCGTTATAGGAACGATTATTTTAATGTCACAGGCGCGGGCATTGAACCTGATGATGGTCGGCGAACGCGATGCTTTCGATTTTGGAGTCGAAGTCGGGCGTGTGCGCATGATGGTTTTTGGAGCGTCGAGTTTGGTTGTCGGAGCGGCGGTCGCGGCAAGCGGTTCGGTCGGGTATGTCGGATTGATCGTGCCGCACCTTGTTCGGCTAACGGTCGGCAGCGATAACCGTTTAGTCGTGCCATTTTCGGCAATTGCCGGCGCAATATTTGTCGTGTTTGCCGACACAATTGCGCGGACGGCGATCGCTCCGAGAGAGTTGCCGGTCGGAGCTGTCACAGCCCTGATCGGAGCACCGATGTTTATTTATCTTTTGAGGAGAAATTAAAGAACCCACGCCGTCGAAGCTCCCACTACCTTATCTTCGACGGTTGAGGAATTTTAGAATGCTTAAGGTCAGAAATATCTCTGTGAGCTATGACGAACGCGCTGTTTTGAGTGACGTTTCGTTTGAACTTTGCGATGGTAAGATCATCGTTTTGCTCGGCTCAAACGGCGCTGGCAAAACGACGCTGATAGGCTCTCTGAACGGAACATTGCCGATATCGTCGGGTGATATCAGTCTTGACAGCCGAACGCTAGCCGAGATGTCGCGGCGTGAGATAGCTGCAAACGTTGCAGTTGTCGCGCAGGAAAATGAGACACGGTTTCCAGTCACGGTTTTGGAGTTTGTGTTGTCGGGAAGATTTGTTCACGGCAATGCGTTTGGATGGGAAAGCGATGAGGATGTTGATCTCGCTCGAAAGGCTCTAGTCGATTGCGATCTGGCCGATTACGAGACTCGTTTGATGAATCATCTCTCAGGCGGCGAGCGTCAGCGTGTCGTTTTGGCAAGAGCGATAGCCACGAATGCACGAATATTATTGTTAGACGAACCAACGGCGAATCTTGATCTTGCACATCAGGCGATGATGTTCAGGCTCGTACGTGAGCGATGCCGACAAAGCAATTATTCGGCGATAGTCATAACACACGATCTCAATCTGGCGTCGGAATTTGCCGATGAGATCATTATGCTTAAGGATGGACTCATTGCTGCAAAGGGAACGCCTGCACAGGTTTTGACGGCGGAAAATATTGAAAATGTTTTTGCAGTAAGAGTTTTGCTGGATACAAATCCGGCGAGTGGTAACGTTCGTGTGACGAATGTTTTTTAGGTTAAGAGTTACGCCTTCAGGCGTGAGTTTTTCACGCGTGAACGCGTAATTCTTACATTATTGACAAGCGATGCAAAGGAAGTTTGGTGAATAAGCCAACGCTGCCCACGCAACCGTGAATGTTCAGAGTTACGCATTCAGGCGTGATCACGCCTAAAGGCGTAACTCTGAGCGAAGTCGGGAACTTTGCTTGTTTGTCTGGGATTAGAACCATTCTGCGATGGGCAGAAAAGGAGAGACAGATGAAGGTTTTTAGGTTAATTGTTCTATTTTTGTTGTTGGTTGGCGCGATATGTGCACAGACTTCAATAGTTTCAGGTGTATTGATGGTCGATGGGGAATCGGTTGCAAACCGAACGATCAAACTCGTGTCGACAACCGAGTTATTTGAAACCAAAACAGACGCGTATGGACGATACAGCTTCGGCAGCATTGCCGATGGTCGGTACTTACTGGTTTACAATAATAAACAGGCGAGTGTAAATGTTGCGGGCGGGCAAGTCTCGATCGCAAATTTGACGGAGGTAGTTCAGATAGCCGCCGGAACGACACAGACTATCGAGCAAGTATCAAAAACGATCGATGTGATCGATGCCCAACAAATGCGCGATCGTGCTGATTTTTCATTAACGGAAAGCCTGAGAACAATTCCTGGATTCCGTGTGCAGCAGTTCGGGGGATTCGGACGTGTGGCGACGATCAAGACGAGAGGTTTAAGAAATCAGGATACAGCGATACTGATCGACGGTGTCCGGTTTCGCGATCCAACTGCGATAACGGGGGATGCTTCAGCGTTCTTAAGCGACCTCACATTGACGAGCGTGGATAAGATCGAAGTATTGCGCGGCTCTGGTTCCTCGCTTTACGGTACGAATGCGATAGGCGGAACGGTGGATTTTCGAACGCCGTCAGCCAGAAGAGGAACACATGGGCAGATCGGCGGAGCGTTTGGCGGGCTTGGGTTCAGGCGTTTTCGAGGGAACATTTCCCACGGAACAAAGAACGACAAATTTGGCATCACCGCAGGCATTTCGCGAACAGGATACACAAAAGGCATTGACGGTGATGACAATGCGAACAACACTAATTTCCAAACACGAGTCGATGCCAATCCGTTTTCCAAAACAAGTATTTCAGGACGCATTTTTGTTTCGGATGCGGATGTGCGGTTGAATTCAGATCCTGATACAGCGGGCACGCTGCCGGCGTCGAACACAACTATCATAAAAAACGCGATTCCGAATGTCTCTTTTGTTCCCGATATCAATGATCCTGACAAACTTCAACATTCAAATTTCTTTAGCGGACAGTTTGTCGTCAATCAGATCGTAAATAGCCAGCTATTAATCAGCGGTTATTATCAGGGATTAAAAACAAAACGAACAAACGACAATGGGCCGCTTGGAATCGGTTTTCAGAGCGCTTCGACCAGTATTTATGACGGCACGATCCAAACCGGTAACGTTCATCTCAATTGGACGCCGAACAGGATCAATAACATTGTCATCGGATACGAATTCGAAAGCGAGCGATTTGGTAATGACGGACGAACTCCGAGCGGAACGGGCAATTTCTTTACTCGTGCAGGACAAAAAAGCAACACGTTTTATGTGCAGGACCTGATAAGTTTGCTTGATGGCAATTTACAATTTGCGGGTGGTGCTCGTGTTCAGCGATACAGCCTTGACCGTCCGGAATTTAGTTTACTGAATGCTCCTTACAGTAATTTGACGCTGAAAGATCCGCCGACAGCATACACGTTTGACGGAGCGGCTTCGTACTTTATTCAGCGATCAGGAACAAAGCTGCGAACACACGTCGGCAACGGCTATCGTGTGCCATCATTGTATGAGCGATTTGGATCGTTCTATACAACTTTCGGTACGCCAAGCTTTATCGCCATCGGTGATCCGTTTTTAAAACCTGAAAAAACCATCGCGTTTGATGCAGGCGCCGAGCAGAATCTTGCAAATGATCGAGTGCGGTTATCGGCAACATACTTTTGGACACGACTGAATGACATTATTAACTACGCCGATATTGCGCCGGATATCGGCTCGACACCGAGGCCGTTTGGCGGTTACGAAAACCAGCGAGGCGGAAACTCAAAGGGCGGCGAATTTAGTATAAAAGCTAAGGCAACAAACTCAACCGACATCTTTGCGTCATACACCTTTACAGACAGCGTCCAGCGAATACCGCAAGCCTCTGGAACCGGCATCCCGAAGACGCTCGGCGTGCCAGATGATCAATTTACGTTGGTAGCGACGCAGCGGTTCAAACGTTTCTGGGTCAATTTTGATTTTCTTGCCACCAGCGTCTATCTGGCTCCGATCTTTGACACGAACAGCTTTACATTTCAGACGTACATTTATCGCTTTGAAGGCAACCGAAAAGGCGATCTGACGGCGGGCTACACATTTGGATTTAAGAAAGAAAAAATGACCCTGCGATTGTTTGGTACTATCGAGAATATTTTCGATCAGGAGTATTACGAGAACGGTTTCCGCACAGCCGGAGCAACGGGCAGAGTCGGGTTGAGCTTTGGATTTTAATTTCTTACAGTTGTGAAACATATGAAATTATTAGGAAGTCTATGTGTTTCACAAGTAAAATTTTTTGCAATTCACGGCATATTGTGTTAGGGTTAATTCTGTTTGAAAAATGCTGTATTAAACGAAAATTTTGGCACTGATCAGGACAAACGCTATAAAGGAAATGAATACAATGGTTTACGTGTCCGCGAACCGTTTCATGGTATGAAATAGTAGTAAGGTTTACTACCGCGGTAGGAAGAAGTAGTATTTGTTCCAGCGTTGATATGCAGGGCTGCCGTGATAAAATCGAGCTATCCGAGGTGGGAATATGAGAAATCAGATCTTCATTTTGTTGGGCTTTATTTTTGCGTTGTCAGTGTCGGCTGCGGCGCAGGCCAGATCAGTAACAAATACTTCTCTTGAAGCTTATAAGCAGGAAAGGCTGAAGAACGAAAAAGAATATCGCGAAAACTACGAACAGCTTGGTTTACCATCGCCGGAGGAACTTGAACGACGCAATGAGCGGTCAGCAGTGGAGTTGGCAGAGCTTTCGAACAAGCTGCGTAGCGAATGGCTTGAGAGCCAACGCATCGCGTTACAACGTGCTGCTGCATCGCGTAAGGTTTCAACTCATTTGCCCTTGATTTTCGGCGTTAATGACAATGTGATCTACAGTTACTATTCGCGAAACAGAGGTAATCATTGGACGCCTCGCCGACATCAATACGTGCAGCCGGGTTATTTTGCCGGCGGACAGTTTTGGCCGACCGGTTCCAGAACGCCGTCGCGTCCTATGTTCGCGCCTACACGTCACTAACATTATTTTTTATGAAAGCAGGTTGGGAAGCAGTTATTGGAATGGAGATACATGCGCAGCTGGCAACGGCTACGAAGATCTTTTGCTCTTGCGCAGTTGAGACGGGCGGCGAGCCAAATTCGAACACTTGTCCGACGTGTCTTGGATTGCCTGGGGCTTTGCCGGTTTTGAATAAGCGGGTTGTCGATCTCGGTGCGCGTGCGGCGTTGGCTTTGGGATTGGAAATACAAGAAACGTCAATTTTTGCACGAAAGAATTACTTTTATCCGGATCTGCCCAAGGGCTATCAGATCTCTCAATACGATAAACCGTTTTCAGCAAACGGCCAGTTAACGATCCTCACAGCCGAGCGCGACGATCACGGCCACGCGATGGAATGGAAACCGATGACGATACACATTCAGCGCATGCATCTCGAAGAAGACGCCGGCAAGAATGTTCACGAAGGTTTGCCGGAGGTTGATAAATATTCCTACGTCGATCTCAATCGTGCAGGGACACCGCTTGGTGAGATCGTGACTTCGCCGGATTTTCGTACTTCGTGGCAGGCATATGATTATGTCAATCACGTTCGCCGCGTGCTGCAATGGGTCGGAGCGAGCGACGCCGATATGGAAAAAGGCAACCTTCGCTGCGAGGCGAACGTTTCGGTCCGAAAAGTCGGCGAAACTACATTTAACAACAAGGTCGAGTTGAAGAATCTCAACTCCGTCCGCTTTATGCAAAAGGCGATCGAATTTGAGATCGATCGTCAGATCACCGCTCACGAAGCCGGTGAGGCTGTTAATCAGGAATCGCGTTTGTGGGATGAGAAAAATAATCGAACGCGATTTATGCGCTCGAAAGAAGACGCTCACGATTACCGCTATTTCCCTGAACCCGATCTGCAGCCGCTTGTCGTAACTGCCGATTTTATCGAAACTGTAAAATCTCAGATGCCTGAATTGCCGGACACTATGCGCGACCGGTTCATCGAGACTTACGGTCTTGGTTTCGCGGATGCGTCGCAACTCGTCGCCGACATCGATCTGGCCGAGTACTTTGAAAAAACTGCCCGAATTACGGTAAATCCAAAGCTCTCAGCCAATTGGATACTTGGCGAATTGACCCGTGAGTTGAACAATTCCGGTAAAACCGCTGGCGAAAGTCTTTTGACCGCAGAGGATCTCGCTGAACTGATCAAGGCGGTTGAATCAGGCTCGATCAATAATAATCAAGCGAAAGAGGTCTTGGTCGAGATGTTTGTGACAGGCAAAACTGCTCCCGATGTCATCAAAGAGAAGGGCTTTGAACAGGTTTCAGACACGGGAGCCATCGAAAAGATGGTTGACGAAGTGATCGCCGCGAATCAGGCAAACGTCGATGCCTATCGCGGCGGCAACGATAAACTGTTTGGATTTTTTGTCGGCCAGGTGATGAAAGCATCGCACGGAAAAGCAAATCCTAAAATTGTGAACGATATTCTTAAAGAAAAATTATGAGTAGCGCGGGAAAAACAGTTCTAATAACAGGCGGAACGAAAGGCATCGGTTTTGCGATTGCCGAAAGGCTTGCCCTTGAGGGTGCAAAAGTATTTATTTGTTCGCGAACGCGTGCCGACCTGGAGCTTGCCATTGAAGAATTATCAAAGCTTGGCGAGGTTGCGGGCAAGCTCTGCGATGTTCGGGCTGAAGAACAAGTTAAAGCCGTTCTTGAAAGTTGTGAAAAGCGATTTGGCGGCGTTGATATTTTGGTCAATAACGCCGGAATGGGCTTTTTTGACAAGACCGTTGAGGAACTGTCTGCTGATGAATTCCGGCAAACACTTGAGACGAATCTTTTCGGCGTTTTTTATGCGTGTCATCATGCCATCCCAAGGATTAGAAAACGCGGCGGCGGTTATATTTTTAATATTTCGTCACTAGCGGGGCAGAATCCACATCCAAGAATGGCGGCTTATAATGCTTCAAAATTCGGGCTCAACGGCTTTACGGAGGCTTTGATGCAGGAAGTACGACACGACAATATTAAGGTCAGCTATATTTGCCCCGGCAGCGTTAATACATATTTTGGCGGCGACACACCGACGGACGAAAAAGCGTGGCAGCTTCAACCGGAAGACATTGCACAAGTTGTATTGGACCTGCTCGCTATGAACGAACGTGCATTGCCGAGCAAGATCGAGATCCGTCCGAGCAGGCCGCCGAAAAAGTAAGCGTCAAACTTTCGGACATCCGCAATGCTGCTCGATAATTTTAATCAATGTCTTGGCCTGAAAAGGCTTCGTGATGAAATCGGCGGCGCCGAGATCAAGAGCTTTTTCACGATGTGCTTGACCGGATCGAGACGTTACCATCACAACCGGAATTTCGCATAACTCGACATCATTTTTTAACAGCTCAAGCAATTCATAGCCATCAAGATTTGGCATTTCGAGATCGGTGAGGATCATGTCGGGCCGGTTTTCCGGAACACCAAGTATTTCGGCAGCATTAATGCCGTCAATTGCAGTTGTGCAATTCCAGCCCTCATCTTCGACCATGCGCTTTATCATCTGCCGCACACTTGAGCTGTCATCTACGACCAGTATGTTCAGTTCCTTTGTTTGAGAGGTTGGTTGCGGCAATGAGCTTTGATGAACTAACTGGCCTTCGTTTTCATTTGCAGCTTCTGGAACAAGAGGGATTTTTATAGTGAACGTTGTTCCTTTCTGAGACTCACTTGCGATAGAGATCGATCCGCCAATGCTGCCGATGCTTTCGCGCACGATGCTCATTCCTACCCCTCGTCCCGCATTCATACTAAGTTTGTCAGCGGTCGTGAGACCTCTTAAGAATACGAGATCGAGTGCCTCAGGGTCGGTTAAAGAATTGGCTGCCGCCGCATCAATTACTCCTGATGAGACGGCGTTTTCACGCAGTTTTGCTAGAGAAATTCCACGCCCATCGTCTTCTACGGAAATAACAACTTTGTCTTGTTCGCTCTCAACACTGATCCGTATCTGTCCTTTCTCCGGTTTACCGATCAGACGTCGACGCTCTGGCGGTTCGATACCGTGTACAACTGCGTTTCTAAGCAAATGCAGCAACGGTTCGACCAAGGAATCAAGTATCTGGGTATCGACTTCGCTATTTTCATTCTCTATGGTCAACGCAGCTCTTTTATCCTCTTCCTGGCAAGTGACATGCACGGCACGATTCAGCCGAGTGGTCAGCATCCCAAATCGAACCATTCTTATCTGCAGTAGTTTTTCTTGAAGCTCACTCGTTAATTGACGCTGTGTCTCAAATAATAGTGCAGCACTGTCAAACGAATTTTCGCCGGCATTTTTACTAAGTTCTCCTAGGGTATGAGCGAGAGCAGAACGATTTACCGCAAGATTACGAGTTAGATTTAACAGCTCATCAAGTTTGTCGAGGGCCACACGAACTATCGGTGCAGGCGGCGGCTTGACCGTGTTGGCTGTTGATTCGTGAAATGCGGAATTAACGGGCGGCGGTAAACCATAGGTTTCAACGGCGACTCTATCTAAAGGCTCGGCCGAATTCTCTGAGACCACACGATCAAAATCATCATATATAGCATCGAGCGTCTTTGAATGCTCTTTCCTGCCGCAGCCAAGTGTCATGTCGTTAAGATAGCCTGTCGAAGCGTTAAGTAGATCGATAACGGATACCGTGGCTGACTGCTGGCGCTCGGCTAATTGGTCCAAAAGATCTTCGACGCGATGAGCAAGTTCCGAAGCTTCCTTCAGGCCGATAACGCCCGCAGCGCCTTTGAATGTATGTGCACATCTGCGAATGTTCCAAAGAGCGTCAAGATCGTCGGGCTTAGCGTTCAAGACTTGAAGGTTTATTGAGATATTTTCGAGAAGCTCGGATGCTTCAGATCGAAAGATGTCCATCGTTTCCTCATCGATCTCGAAGTTTTCGTCTGTTTGCAATGGTTCCACCAGCGGTTCATCGGCGCTGCTATTCATCAACTTGTCAAAGGATTCGTCAAGGAAACCTGAAATGCTAAAGTTGAGATCGTCATCTTCCAGCGGATAGCTCAAAAGCTCAGCCTCCATCTTTGCTATGAGGTCGAGTACACGTTGAGAACTTTGTTCAGCTAAGGAGATTTCTCCATCTGGAATCGAGGTTAAAATTTGTTCGCATTCAGCCGAAAGCGCGGCGATGCCATCTAGTCCGGCGGCACCCGCTCTCATTTTGAGAGATCTCAGGCCGTCGGCAGGCATGTCAAGATCGTTTGTCGAACGCCGATCCTGAAGAAATATTAATAGTCCGCTTCGAATTGCCGCAAGATCCGTCTCGGCACTTGTACGAAAAGAGCGTGACGTGCCGGGATCGACCGACGAAGGCAGTTTTAGTACGGAATCGATTTGTTGCAACGGTCTATAGCTCCGCGACAGTGTTGTCAGCGACGAGGTGAGTTTCCAAAGCCTTCATCAAGGCGTCAGGGCCGAACGGCTTTGTAACGTAGCCGTTAGCTCCCGCCATTTTGCCTCGCACCTTATCGAAGAAACCGTCTTTTCCTGAGATCATGACGACCGGCAGATTTTTGGCGGCCGGATTGGAACGGATCTCTTTACAAACTTCGTAACCGTCTTTACGCGGCATAGTAATATCGAGAAAGACCATATCCGGCAAGGTTTCGGCCATCTTTGAAAGGGCATCGACACCGTCAACGGCGCAAACGACATTATGTCCCGATTTTTCAAGTTTGCTCATCAAGAGTTTACGAACCGTCGCACTGTCATCAACAACCAGAATTGTCTTTCCCTTGGGCTTGCTTTCAGCGATCTCGCTTTGCCTGTTTATTTCGTCAAGCCTTATTGCGATAGTGTTTAGTTGTGCCGCAAGAATGACGTTATTTGGGTCGCGTCTCAAAAGTTGGTGAAGATATTTTTGTCCTGCATCAAAATTACGCAGATTAAGATGTCCAATGCCAAGCGCGGAAAGTTCCTTATCGTTGAGATCATCGAGGTTCCATTCTGTTTCCATTTCGGAAACAGCATTCTGAACAGGAGCTCTACTAATTTCGGGATTACAGAGAAGTGTTTCGATGTCGGAAAGCGATACTACAGCGCGGCACGATCGACATTGAATAGCATTAGCATCATTGTCTTCATCGCAGAATGGACACGACGTCCAATCGGATTCCTTTACATGAATTGGTTGGGCATTTGTGATATGAAAAGGAGAAGATTGTAGTACGTCGTGTGCCGTATGATCGGAGACAGGCTCAGAAAAACTGTTTGCGAGTAGCGACTCAGTTTCGGCTAGCCACTTTACAGCTCTGTCGTTTGCCGGATTGATGGTCAGTACATTATTGAGAAATGCGATGCGTTCTTCCGGATAATCGCTGATCGATGAAAGCCACATCCAAGCATCCTCGCTAAACGAGTCTATTTCGGTCGCCTCCATTAACAATTGGCGAGCGTCCTCACGTTCACCATTCTTAGCAGCTACAATACCCTTTTGCAGCAATCTCTGAAATTCGGTTGAGCTTGAAAAATTGTTCTCTTCAAACGGTGCGATGTTAACCGGTGGTGTTGTGGCAACGGCGGATTCAAATTCTAATCTCATAAGCGGTGGTAAGAAAGACGGTCTATTGTCCTAAAGAGAATGGTGGATGCGTTGAAGACAGTTCAGCGCTCTTTTCAAATACTTCATAAAGCAATACTGATGCCATTAAGAGAGACTGATTCAGCTTTTGTGAAAGCGGCCGAATGCCCATAAAATAAAGGCGGAAACGCTTAGTTAAAAAGTTAGTTCCATGGGCGCCGTTAGAAAGACGTGAAAGTGACAAAAAACGGCACAATTCATTGACAAAAAGAAGTAAAATTTTGCGACCAACGCGGCTGAGTTATGACTCAAAACAAATCCAAATATGAAGTGATAATTGCCGGCGGCGGGCCAGCGGGACTTTCTGCGCTGCTTTGGTGTAAGGATTTAGGGCTGGATGCCATTTTAATCGAGAAAGAAAGCGAAACTGGCGGCCAGTTGCTTCGAATTCATAACATCGTCAGAAACCATCTTGGGGCAGAAGGGGTTAATGGACGCCATCTGAGAGACGCGTTTTTGCGTCAGCTGGAAAATCAGAAATTTCAATGGATTACTGATGCGGAAGTAATCGAGGCCGATCTTGGTCAAAGGATAGTGACTTTGTCGAATGGTGCAAAATATTCAGGCCAGGCAATAATAATCGCGACGGGAGTTCGGCGACGAAAATTGAACGTGCCGGGCGAAGAGGAGTTTTTCGGAAAAGGAATTTTGGAGTCCGGGTTCAAGGCCCGAGATGATGTAAAAGGAAGAGATGTTTTGATCGTTGGCGGTGGCGATGCGGCGCTTGAAAACGCACTTCTCTTAAGTGAAACTGCGGGGAAAGTAGTAGTTGTGCATCGTCGGAATGAATTTACGGCGCGTAGGGAATTTGTTGAAAAAGCAAAGGGCTCAAGAAATATTGACTTTATTTTTAATGCGCAGATCTCTGAAATTAGAGGGAACAATGGCGTCGAAAGCGTTGAGATCCGGCATCGAAATTCTGAGAGCCGATCGCGGATCAAGACAAATATCGTACTTATACGTATCGGCGTCGAGCCGAACACGGAGATATTCCGTGAGCAAATCGACCTTGACGATGCAGGATACGTAATCGTCGACGCGAATTGCTTGACGAGCGTGCCACACGTTTACGCCGTTGGAGATGCCGCAAATCCTATTGCTCCGACTATCAGCGTCGCCGTCGGTAATGGATCGGCTGCGGCAAAAGCGATATTCGCGGAATTGATATAGTTGGCTGTTTCCGTATGCGAACGATAGAATGAGTGAAACTCTACTGCTGCAAATTTCAAGTTGGAGGCTGAAAAAAATATGAAATTAAGAACATCGCTGCGATTGTTGGTTATCGTTCCCGCTATGGCAGTCATATTATGCACACCTTTGTATGCCCAGATTGGAAATAGCATCAGCGGGTACGTCTTTGGCTTAAATCGCCGACCGATGGCCGATCTATATGTGGAGTTGACGGATGACTATGGTCGGACCCTTGGCCGAAAACGTACTAGCGGGTCTGGGTTTTTCAGATTCGACGGGATGGCCCAAGGTCGGTTTGTACTAAGGGTCATGACAGCCGGCACCGATTACGAAGAAAAAGAGGAGACGGTCGAGATCGATAATATTACATCCACCGACAGTACCGGAGCCACGAGGATCAGAGGCCATGCAAATGAATCGCGGGACATCTATTTGCGGTTGCGACGGGGCTTGACGCCGACGAATGCTGTAGTATTTGCACAGGATGTTCCACCTGAAGCAAAGAAACTTTACGAAAAAGCTCTGGATGATCTTGGAAATAAGCGAACTTTGGAGGGGCTTTCGAATCTACGATCGGCATTAGAGGTCTTCCCGAAATATTATCTTGCTCTTGAAAAACTCGGAACAGAATATATTAATCTGGGACTTCCCGAAGGATATAAAGCAGCCGAGATCCTTTTCGCGACAGCTGTTGAAGTAAATAAGCGTGGATATGGAAGTTGGTACGGAATGGCATACGCTCGTTATTCGCTCGGTAATTTTTCGGACGGGTTGACCGCAGTGCAAAAGGCTGTTGAGCTTAGCCCCAGCAATCCCAACACAGTGTTTTTGCATGGAGTTTTGCTGAAGAAAACCCAAAAATACGCCGATGCGGAAAAACAACTTATCAAGGCCAGAGATCTGTCAGATGACAAACTTCCGCGGGTTCATTGGGAGCTGGCAACACTTTATGGTAACAACTTACAGCGTTATGCCGACGCTGCGAGAGAGTTGAAATTATTTTTGAAAGCACAGCCGGATGCGAAGGACGCAGAAAACATCAAGAAACTAATTGCCGACTTTGAAGAAAAAGCTAAGAGCTCCGTAAACAAATAGAAGAGTAATTTGATCTAATGGGTTTCAAAATAAAAAAAGCCATCCGATTTCTCGGATGGCTTTACTAATATCAGTTGCCTGATCAGAATGTGAAACGGATTCCGTAGCGGAGCTGCCGTTTAGCCATATTAGCCGAATCAATGTTGTAAAAGGGATTTTTCCCCGGGCCTGTTGTCGCTAGTTCCACCAATTCCGGCGAACCACTCACCTGAAAGGTTTTATAAGCGGCAATCAGCAAACACTGTTGACTTCCCGCACACGCGGCCGTGTCGGCAGGACTCACAAGATTGAATCTCGCGTCCAACGGATTGAAATTAGTGGTATTTATGATATTACCACCCTGCCCGCTGGGGTTGAGGCCCCTGTTGGTGACAATGAACTGATTGAACACGTTGATCGCGTCAGCATCAAATTTTAGAGCATACCGTCCGTCTCTGCCAAAT is a window of Chloracidobacterium sp. DNA encoding:
- a CDS encoding response regulator is translated as METEWNLDDLNDKELSALGIGHLNLRNFDAGQKYLHQLLRRDPNNVILAAQLNTIAIRLDEINRQSEIAESKPKGKTILVVDDSATVRKLLMSKLEKSGHNVVCAVDGVDALSKMAETLPDMVFLDITMPRKDGYEVCKEIRSNPAAKNLPVVMISGKDGFFDKVRGKMAGANGYVTKPFGPDALMKALETHLVADNTVAEL
- a CDS encoding FAD-dependent oxidoreductase, translated to MTQNKSKYEVIIAGGGPAGLSALLWCKDLGLDAILIEKESETGGQLLRIHNIVRNHLGAEGVNGRHLRDAFLRQLENQKFQWITDAEVIEADLGQRIVTLSNGAKYSGQAIIIATGVRRRKLNVPGEEEFFGKGILESGFKARDDVKGRDVLIVGGGDAALENALLLSETAGKVVVVHRRNEFTARREFVEKAKGSRNIDFIFNAQISEIRGNNGVESVEIRHRNSESRSRIKTNIVLIRIGVEPNTEIFREQIDLDDAGYVIVDANCLTSVPHVYAVGDAANPIAPTISVAVGNGSAAAKAIFAELI
- a CDS encoding response regulator; translated protein: MQQIDSVLKLPSSVDPGTSRSFRTSAETDLAAIRSGLLIFLQDRRSTNDLDMPADGLRSLKMRAGAAGLDGIAALSAECEQILTSIPDGEISLAEQSSQRVLDLIAKMEAELLSYPLEDDDLNFSISGFLDESFDKLMNSSADEPLVEPLQTDENFEIDEETMDIFRSEASELLENISINLQVLNAKPDDLDALWNIRRCAHTFKGAAGVIGLKEASELAHRVEDLLDQLAERQQSATVSVIDLLNASTGYLNDMTLGCGRKEHSKTLDAIYDDFDRVVSENSAEPLDRVAVETYGLPPPVNSAFHESTANTVKPPPAPIVRVALDKLDELLNLTRNLAVNRSALAHTLGELSKNAGENSFDSAALLFETQRQLTSELQEKLLQIRMVRFGMLTTRLNRAVHVTCQEEDKRAALTIENENSEVDTQILDSLVEPLLHLLRNAVVHGIEPPERRRLIGKPEKGQIRISVESEQDKVVISVEDDGRGISLAKLRENAVSSGVIDAAAANSLTDPEALDLVFLRGLTTADKLSMNAGRGVGMSIVRESIGSIGGSISIASESQKGTTFTIKIPLVPEAANENEGQLVHQSSLPQPTSQTKELNILVVDDSSSVRQMIKRMVEDEGWNCTTAIDGINAAEILGVPENRPDMILTDLEMPNLDGYELLELLKNDVELCEIPVVMVTSRSGQAHREKALDLGAADFITKPFQAKTLIKIIEQHCGCPKV